A single genomic interval of Alistipes provencensis harbors:
- a CDS encoding S1/P1 nuclease: protein MKNYLLVGLCLLFARGAFAWGQKGHDVTAYIAECHLTPEAAEKVHKALGGYSPVYFANWLDFASYWPEYAYSKTWHYLNVDEGKTIETMPKNPKGDVLKAVTKITEKLKSGKLTPDEETLNLKMLVHLVGDMHCPMHLGRLSDLGGNLRPVRFFDRETNLHSVWDTNLPEAVRNWSYTEWKEQIDRLSDEEIVEITAGEPADWVKETHDICKEIYASSPEGTKIEYDYIFKYTPVIEKQFLRGGHRLARLLNEIYR, encoded by the coding sequence ATGAAAAACTACCTGCTCGTAGGCTTGTGTCTCCTCTTCGCCCGCGGTGCGTTCGCGTGGGGACAGAAAGGGCACGACGTAACGGCCTACATCGCCGAATGCCACCTGACGCCCGAAGCGGCCGAAAAGGTCCATAAAGCGCTGGGAGGCTATTCACCCGTCTATTTCGCGAATTGGCTCGACTTCGCCAGCTACTGGCCCGAGTATGCCTATTCGAAAACATGGCACTACCTCAATGTGGACGAGGGCAAGACGATCGAGACCATGCCCAAGAATCCCAAGGGCGACGTGCTGAAGGCGGTAACCAAAATCACCGAAAAGCTCAAATCGGGGAAACTCACTCCCGACGAGGAGACGCTGAACCTCAAGATGCTGGTTCACTTAGTGGGAGACATGCACTGCCCGATGCATCTGGGACGCCTGAGCGATTTGGGCGGCAACCTGCGCCCGGTGCGGTTCTTCGACCGCGAGACCAACCTGCATTCGGTCTGGGACACGAACCTGCCCGAAGCCGTGCGCAACTGGAGCTACACCGAGTGGAAAGAGCAGATCGACCGGCTGAGCGACGAGGAGATCGTCGAAATCACGGCCGGAGAGCCCGCCGACTGGGTGAAGGAGACGCACGACATCTGCAAGGAGATCTATGCGTCGAGTCCCGAGGGCACGAAGATCGAATACGACTACATTTTCAAATACACGCCCGTCATCGAGAAGCAGTTCCTGCGCGGCGGCCACCGTCTGGCGCGCCTGCTGAACGAGATTTACCGATAG
- the rho gene encoding transcription termination factor Rho, with protein MQDLKALEGKSLAELREIAKALGIKNIIIKKRELIAKIAGNTPPEKAAPAEPKQEKKEEEAPRAAVREKAPRGRRPRLTKTETAAPAPLPEVETEPELPMETISAKESEAAAPAEEQAPQAVQEAQPAASEPKRRGRKPKVQVQAQVQEAAPQPAAETPAEEPAPRIVEEVITKDDFAGEIEGEGVLEIMPDGYGFLRSADYNYLNSPDDIYVSPSQIKLFGLKPGDTVNGAIRPPKEGEKYFPLVRVNEINGLKPEYIRDRVQFEYMTPLFPSEKFCLTGNGHNNMSTRVVDLFSPIGKGQRALIVAQPKTGKTMLLQSIANAIADNHPEVYMIVLLIDERPEEVTEMARNVKAEVVASTFDEQASRHVKVAEMVLDKAKRMVESGHDVVIFLDSITRLARAYNSVQPASGKVLSGGVDANALHKPKRFFGAARNTEEKGSLTIIATALIDTGSKMDEVIFEEFKGTGNMELQLDRKLANKRVYPAVDVIASGTRREDLLLPRDVMNRTWVLRKYLSDMTPVEAMEFLQKQMSLTDSNEEFLATMNH; from the coding sequence ATGCAGGATCTGAAAGCGCTGGAAGGAAAAAGCCTTGCCGAATTGCGTGAAATCGCTAAGGCGTTGGGCATCAAGAACATCATAATCAAGAAGCGCGAACTGATAGCGAAAATAGCCGGAAACACTCCCCCGGAGAAGGCCGCTCCCGCAGAACCGAAACAGGAGAAGAAGGAAGAGGAGGCTCCCCGCGCAGCGGTTCGGGAGAAAGCCCCACGCGGACGCCGTCCGCGGCTGACGAAGACCGAAACGGCCGCTCCGGCGCCGCTGCCCGAGGTCGAAACGGAACCCGAACTCCCGATGGAGACAATCTCCGCAAAGGAGTCCGAAGCGGCAGCCCCGGCCGAGGAACAGGCGCCGCAGGCCGTACAGGAGGCACAGCCCGCAGCCAGCGAGCCCAAACGCCGCGGCCGCAAGCCCAAGGTGCAAGTACAGGCGCAAGTGCAGGAGGCGGCCCCCCAGCCGGCAGCCGAAACTCCGGCGGAGGAACCTGCTCCCCGCATCGTCGAGGAGGTCATCACCAAAGACGACTTTGCCGGCGAGATCGAGGGCGAGGGCGTACTGGAGATCATGCCCGACGGCTACGGATTCCTCCGCTCGGCCGACTACAACTACCTCAATTCCCCCGACGACATCTACGTCTCCCCGTCGCAGATCAAACTCTTCGGCCTCAAGCCCGGCGACACGGTCAACGGCGCGATCCGTCCCCCGAAGGAGGGCGAGAAATATTTCCCGCTGGTGCGCGTGAACGAGATCAACGGACTCAAACCCGAATACATCCGCGACCGCGTCCAGTTCGAATACATGACGCCGCTGTTCCCCAGCGAGAAATTCTGTCTGACGGGCAACGGCCACAACAACATGTCCACCCGTGTCGTGGACCTCTTCTCGCCCATCGGCAAAGGCCAGCGCGCACTGATCGTGGCGCAGCCCAAAACGGGTAAGACGATGCTTCTGCAGTCGATCGCCAACGCCATTGCCGACAACCATCCCGAAGTTTACATGATCGTCCTGCTGATCGACGAGCGCCCCGAGGAGGTGACCGAAATGGCCCGCAACGTGAAGGCCGAGGTCGTGGCCTCGACGTTCGACGAGCAGGCTTCGCGCCATGTGAAAGTGGCCGAGATGGTGCTCGACAAGGCCAAGCGCATGGTCGAGAGCGGTCACGACGTAGTGATCTTCCTCGACTCGATCACCCGTCTGGCACGCGCCTACAACTCGGTGCAGCCCGCCTCGGGCAAGGTGCTCTCGGGAGGTGTCGACGCCAACGCCCTGCACAAGCCCAAGCGTTTCTTCGGCGCGGCCCGCAACACGGAGGAGAAGGGTTCGCTGACGATCATCGCCACGGCGCTGATCGACACCGGTTCGAAGATGGACGAAGTGATCTTCGAGGAGTTCAAGGGTACGGGCAACATGGAATTGCAGCTCGACCGCAAGCTGGCCAACAAGCGCGTCTATCCGGCCGTGGATGTCATCGCCTCGGGAACCCGCCGCGAAGACCTGCTGCTGCCGCGCGACGTGATGAACCGTACATGGGTGCTGCGCAAATACCTCTCGGACATGACCCCCGTGGAGGCTATGGAGTTCCTGCAAAAGCAGATGAGCCTGACGGATTCCAACGAGGAGTTCCTCGCCACGATGAACCACTGA
- a CDS encoding helix-turn-helix domain-containing protein produces MNSPVKYDNIFQFNESRGVETLHPLVSVIDFSKCGPARFERQVYGFYTVFLKEVKCGDLRYGRNYYDYQEGTLVFLAPGQVIGYESNGQTYQPKGWALLFHPDLLRGTSLGRNIGSYSFFSYEVSEALHLSEQERNVVVDCLHNIQSELNHSIDNHSRTLIVSNIELLLNYCTRFYERQFITRVDVNRDVLTGFERLLGDYFQGDRPEQEGVPTVRWCAEQLHLSANYFGDLVKKETGKSAQEYIQLKVIDIAKERIFDTTRSISEVAYSLGFRYPQHFTRLFKKVVGCSPNEYRTAN; encoded by the coding sequence ATGAACAGCCCGGTAAAATACGACAACATCTTCCAATTCAACGAATCGCGCGGCGTCGAGACGCTGCATCCGCTGGTGAGCGTCATCGACTTTTCGAAATGCGGCCCCGCCCGCTTCGAACGGCAGGTCTACGGCTTTTACACCGTATTCCTCAAAGAGGTAAAATGCGGCGACCTGCGCTACGGACGCAATTACTACGACTATCAGGAGGGAACGCTCGTGTTCCTCGCCCCGGGGCAGGTCATCGGCTACGAGAGCAACGGACAGACCTACCAGCCCAAAGGCTGGGCCCTGCTGTTCCACCCCGACCTGCTGCGCGGAACGTCGCTCGGGCGCAATATCGGCAGCTACTCGTTCTTCTCCTACGAGGTAAGCGAGGCCCTGCACCTCTCGGAGCAGGAGCGCAACGTGGTGGTGGACTGCCTGCACAACATCCAGTCGGAGCTGAACCACTCGATCGACAACCACAGCCGCACGCTGATCGTCTCGAACATCGAGCTGCTGCTCAACTACTGCACGCGCTTCTACGAGCGGCAGTTCATCACGCGCGTCGACGTCAACCGCGACGTGCTGACTGGATTCGAACGCTTGTTGGGGGACTATTTTCAGGGAGACCGGCCCGAGCAGGAGGGGGTGCCGACGGTACGCTGGTGCGCCGAACAACTGCACCTTTCGGCCAACTATTTCGGCGATCTGGTGAAGAAGGAGACCGGAAAATCGGCTCAGGAATACATCCAACTGAAGGTCATCGACATCGCCAAGGAGCGCATTTTCGACACCACACGTTCGATCAGCGAGGTGGCCTATTCGCTGGGATTCCGCTACCCGCAGCACTTCACGCGCCTGTTCAAGAAGGTGGTGGGGTGTTCGCCCAACGAATACCGCACGGCCAACTGA
- a CDS encoding flavodoxin, producing the protein MATIFASGAGVQAQPAPAKKVLVAYYSHSGNTREVARQIAGASGGELFEIVPATPYPSDYQSVVDQAKKEISAGVRPALKSRVEDMSQYDVIFIGSPCWWATVAPPVATFLTSYDLAGKTVVPFMTHEGSRMGRSEADIRKLCPESQVPDGLPVRGGAAGSSKDTVEKWVRSLGLAE; encoded by the coding sequence ATGGCAACGATTTTCGCATCGGGCGCCGGTGTGCAGGCGCAGCCCGCTCCCGCCAAAAAAGTGCTGGTGGCTTATTATTCCCACAGCGGCAATACCCGCGAGGTGGCCCGCCAGATCGCCGGAGCTTCGGGCGGCGAGCTCTTTGAGATCGTTCCCGCGACGCCCTACCCTTCGGACTACCAGTCGGTGGTCGATCAGGCGAAAAAAGAAATTAGCGCCGGGGTGCGTCCCGCGCTGAAAAGCCGGGTCGAAGATATGTCGCAGTACGATGTGATCTTCATCGGTTCGCCCTGCTGGTGGGCTACCGTGGCTCCTCCCGTGGCGACGTTCCTCACCTCTTATGACCTTGCCGGAAAGACCGTTGTGCCGTTCATGACCCATGAAGGCAGCCGCATGGGCCGCAGCGAAGCGGACATCCGCAAGCTCTGTCCCGAATCGCAGGTCCCCGACGGGCTTCCCGTCCGCGGCGGTGCGGCGGGCAGTTCGAAGGATACCGTCGAAAAATGGGTTAGGTCGCTCGGATTGGCCGAATGA
- a CDS encoding MIP/aquaporin family protein has translation METTLFTKCLFEFIGTLVLVLLGDGVVASTVLKRSKGYGGGWVVITMAWGLAVMCGVLIAGPWSGAHLNPAVSVGLAVAGSFPWAYVPGYIAAQLLGGFCGAVLVYLYYKDHFDATDEPETKLGVFCTMPAIMNKPRNFFCEVVGTFLLVFVILAIGNEQNTPEIGMGSLGSFPVTMLIMAIGMSLGGTTGYAINPARDLPPRLAHAVLPIRDKGPSGWDYSWVPVAGPLAGALAAGLIYGCIYICG, from the coding sequence ATGGAGACGACATTGTTTACCAAATGCCTGTTCGAGTTCATCGGAACGCTGGTGCTCGTACTGCTGGGCGACGGGGTAGTGGCCTCGACCGTCCTCAAACGTTCGAAGGGTTACGGCGGCGGCTGGGTCGTAATCACGATGGCATGGGGACTCGCCGTAATGTGCGGCGTGCTGATCGCCGGACCGTGGTCGGGCGCCCACCTCAATCCCGCGGTCTCGGTCGGACTGGCCGTCGCGGGGTCGTTCCCGTGGGCGTATGTCCCGGGATACATCGCCGCACAACTGCTGGGCGGATTCTGCGGCGCCGTGCTCGTCTACCTCTATTATAAGGACCATTTCGACGCCACGGACGAACCCGAAACGAAACTGGGAGTCTTCTGCACGATGCCCGCGATCATGAACAAGCCCCGCAATTTCTTCTGCGAGGTGGTCGGCACGTTCCTGCTGGTATTCGTCATCCTCGCGATCGGCAACGAGCAAAACACGCCCGAAATCGGGATGGGCAGTCTGGGGAGTTTCCCGGTGACGATGCTCATCATGGCCATCGGCATGTCGCTGGGCGGCACGACGGGCTATGCGATCAACCCCGCCCGCGACCTGCCGCCGCGGCTGGCGCATGCCGTGCTGCCGATCCGGGACAAAGGCCCGAGCGGCTGGGATTACAGTTGGGTACCCGTCGCAGGGCCCCTCGCGGGAGCGCTCGCGGCCGGACTTATCTATGGCTGCATCTACATTTGCGGATAA
- the glpK gene encoding glycerol kinase GlpK, with protein MEQYILSLDQGTSSSRAIVFDRKGQICSMAQREFPQYFPKPGWVEHNPHEIWSSQASVIAEAISAIDINGLNIAAIGITNQRETTIVWDCETEEPVYNAIVWQDRRTSEYCDRLKAEGQTEYIRERTGLIIDAYFSATKIKWILDNVPGARARAEKGKLMFGTVDSWLIWRLTRGEVHVTDVSNASRTMLFNIHTLQWDEELLKLFDIPASMMPEVKSSSEVYGATKTTIFAHKVPIAGIAGDQQAALFGQMCVEPGSVKNTYGTGCFLLMNSGEKPIASKNNLLTTVAWKIGDKVNYALEGSIFVGGSVVQWLRDGLGIIRSSSEVEALAASVPDTNGVYFVPALTGLAAPHWDQYARGAISGISRGTTAAHIARAALEGIAYQTLDIVGAMQRDAGITLLELKVDGGAARNNLLMQFQSDLLGKKVIRPRVTETTALGAAYLAGLAVGYWGSIAEIEEQWQAEHIFEPTEERTQIDKAITGWEDAVRRVLRGKTD; from the coding sequence ATGGAACAGTACATTTTGTCATTGGATCAGGGAACGAGCAGTTCGCGGGCGATCGTCTTCGACCGCAAAGGGCAGATCTGCTCGATGGCCCAGCGGGAGTTTCCCCAGTATTTTCCCAAACCGGGGTGGGTGGAGCACAATCCCCACGAGATCTGGTCGTCGCAGGCTTCGGTGATCGCCGAGGCGATCTCGGCCATCGACATCAACGGACTGAACATCGCCGCAATAGGCATCACCAACCAGCGCGAAACCACCATCGTGTGGGACTGCGAGACCGAAGAACCGGTCTACAACGCCATCGTCTGGCAGGACCGCCGCACCTCGGAGTACTGCGACCGCCTGAAAGCCGAGGGCCAGACGGAATATATCCGCGAACGGACGGGCCTCATCATCGACGCCTATTTCAGCGCCACGAAGATCAAATGGATACTGGACAACGTCCCGGGGGCCCGGGCCCGCGCCGAGAAGGGCAAGCTGATGTTCGGAACGGTCGATTCGTGGCTGATCTGGCGGCTGACGCGCGGCGAGGTCCATGTGACGGACGTGAGCAACGCCTCGCGCACGATGCTGTTCAACATCCACACCCTGCAATGGGACGAGGAGCTGTTGAAACTGTTCGACATCCCGGCGTCGATGATGCCCGAGGTGAAGTCGTCGAGCGAGGTTTACGGAGCGACGAAAACCACGATTTTCGCCCACAAGGTCCCCATCGCGGGTATCGCCGGCGACCAGCAGGCGGCACTGTTCGGACAGATGTGCGTCGAACCGGGATCGGTCAAAAACACCTACGGTACGGGCTGTTTCCTGCTGATGAACAGCGGCGAGAAGCCCATCGCCTCGAAGAACAACCTGCTGACGACCGTGGCGTGGAAGATCGGCGACAAAGTCAACTACGCCCTCGAAGGGAGCATCTTCGTCGGGGGTTCGGTGGTGCAGTGGCTCCGCGACGGGCTCGGCATCATCCGCTCCTCGTCGGAGGTCGAGGCGCTGGCCGCCTCGGTGCCCGACACCAACGGCGTCTATTTCGTTCCCGCGCTGACGGGGCTCGCGGCCCCGCACTGGGACCAATACGCCCGGGGAGCCATCAGCGGCATCAGCCGCGGCACGACGGCGGCCCACATCGCCCGTGCGGCGCTGGAGGGCATTGCCTACCAGACACTCGACATCGTGGGCGCCATGCAGCGCGACGCAGGCATCACGCTGCTGGAACTGAAAGTCGACGGCGGTGCGGCACGCAACAACCTGCTGATGCAGTTCCAGTCGGACCTGCTCGGCAAAAAGGTCATCCGCCCCCGCGTGACGGAGACCACGGCGCTGGGAGCCGCCTATCTGGCCGGACTTGCCGTGGGGTATTGGGGCAGCATCGCCGAGATCGAGGAGCAATGGCAGGCGGAGCACATTTTCGAACCCACGGAGGAACGCACGCAGATCGACAAGGCCATCACCGGCTGGGAAGACGCCGTGCGGCGGGTGCTGCGCGGTAAAACGGATTAA